One window from the genome of Plasmodium relictum strain SGS1 genome assembly, chromosome: 12 encodes:
- a CDS encoding nucleolar preribosomal associated cytoplasmic ATPase, putative has product MKYGQVVVGPAGSGKTNYCKLMKEFMRIKKRNCYVINLDSASEEYHYERKKKSFNTTHSIEKELNDFYDTIYDIDIRNYVEVNSLMEEHMLGPNCALLKSVELLYENSYILEEELNNYDDDDNYFIIDTPGQIELYTHTDYFKKILNIFTNQNIRLIIVFLIDISFISSNTKLLSAYLTSLSTMINFELPHINILTKCDLMTSKNYYEEFRKFKNNNNFFFQKQLYKKINKKIKNFKDMQNNIGDCNDGDSFLNELEFVNNKKSFKDEYILCSDYENRSISGYSSSNISEKSAASINSSSERSSALSEENEEKIYKKNFEKLNDILSLDPHDIIIRANKCMSKKYYKLNNAFAHIIEDFNLVSFLPLNIYDDDNVDFIINSIDMIIQYGEDKDVNDNYDM; this is encoded by the coding sequence atgaaatatggTCAAGTGGTAGTAGGACCAGCTGGAAGTGGGAAAACAAATTATTGTAAATTAATGAAAGAATTCatgagaataaaaaaaagaaattgttATGTTATCAATCTAGATAGTGCTAGTGAAGAATATCattatgaaagaaaaaagaagtCATTTAATACAACACATAGCATCGAAAAAGAGCTAAATGATTTTTATGATACTATATACGATATTGATATAAGAAATTATGTTGAAGTGAATAGTCTAATGGAGGAACATATGCTTGGACCTAATTGTGCTTTATTAAAAAGTGTTGaattattatatgaaaattcatatatattagaagaagaattaaataattatgacgatgatgataattatttcattattgaTACCCCTGGGCAAATAGAGTTATATACACATACTgactattttaaaaaaattttaaatatattcacAAATCAAAACATAAGATTAATTATTGTGTTTTTAATAGATATATCTTTTATAAGCTCCAATACGAAATTATTATCTGCATATTTAACTAGTCTCTCAACAATGATTAATTTTGAACTACCTCATATTAACATATTAACTAAATGTGATCTAATGAcaagtaaaaattattatgaagaattcagaaaatttaaaaataataacaactttttttttcaaaaacaattatacaaaaagattaataaaaaaataaaaaattttaaggaTATGCAAAATAACATAGGAGATTGTAATGATGGtgattcatttttaaatgaattagaatttgtaaataataaaaaatcatttaaagacgaatatatattatgttcTGATTATGAAAATAGAAGTATATCTGGATATTCCTCTTCAAATATATCAGAAAAAAGTGCTGCATCCATTAACAGTTCATCAGAACGTAGTAGTGCACTATCTGaggaaaatgaagaaaaaatttataaaaaaaattttgaaaaattaaatgatatacTTTCATTGGATCCGCATGATATTATTATAAGAGCTAATAAATGTAtgtcaaaaaaatattataaattaaataatgctTTTGCACATATCATTGAAGATTTTAATTTAGTTTCCTTTTTGccattaaatatttatgatgATGACAATGTtgattttataataaattcaaTAGATATGATAATTCAATATGGAGAAGACAAAGATGTAAACGATAATTATGATatgtaa